One segment of Panicum virgatum strain AP13 chromosome 3K, P.virgatum_v5, whole genome shotgun sequence DNA contains the following:
- the LOC120698421 gene encoding SAC3 family protein A-like isoform X2 produces the protein MEQTNPSPYPPLSSSQQPWSSASGSVSVSWNNQVDKPSQDTVYYDPQRDVSVAGGNQNVGSNVPYSAQSSMGMADASHSHVPYSSSVQHSYNPVEYANYYYGYPQAANDSSVHQGANQHPGAAYQPLTSFQNSGSYIDPTSNTYYNAGGHQTVPGYGSSSYYYQNNTWDSGSSGNNYTQSYQNYSSSDTNALQSSTSMPANSVPYQQQYNQWPYYYNQSVPSASSNPVAGNSTADNVAVNTPAGYSYPSSQPPPPGTTSWKINSVASVAPPMQAPGVSGPQNQYANQAQDHHANQAPGVQWSQNHYAYQAQAYSQKTMNSNHAPLGNPEDPQRTVDPIGRSSNTLLNHVSENFQPNLQGSMTTNTSSESKIQIPTNPRIAPGFSMVIPKSEKKNLGPDLSKKPAYVSVSMPTNDAKATQVGHDARSIPFSLRNYTMRNLNRCKDDAQRAACRCIMEEITRKAIADGTLLTKNWDTEPLLPLPESVVGTTEASANHSSLFSSTPTPRKRVKSRWEPAVDETVTNKVEQIAKGLFNSNIHNSFEPKNRTGSSWDHGKFIQSHQASLNKVNQRPAKKQKFTSNSSQIQNGNASSDSDKEQDLTKYYASATALANSPEEKKRREHRSKRFERCQDSSLKSRNSSANKDAIANMHRRNAVSSYLSRTYEEGTRAVEDMDWDALTIKGTCQEIEKNYLRLTSAPDPSIVRPEEVLEKALAIVETSQKNYFYKCDQLKSIRQDLTVQRIQNELTVKVYETHARLAMQAGDLPEYNQCQSQLKRLYAEGIKGCYFEFSAYNLLCVMLHSNNKRDLLSSMASLSKEAKQDAAVKHALAVHSAVSSGNYVQFFKLYKRAPNLNSCLMDLYVERMRFEAMKCMSRSYRPTLPVGYAVQILGFVRTDSEGCMADGDDGVEECEKWLKAHGTVLSVDNSGELQIDMKASSATLYMPEPENAVAHGDASLAVDDFLARTS, from the exons ATGGAACAGACAAATCCATCtccttatccacctctatctTCCAGTCAGCAACCATGGTCCTCGGCCAGTGGGTCAGTATCAGTTTCATGGAATAACCAAGTGGATAAACCTAGCCAGGATACAGTTTACTATGATCCACAAAGGGATGTATCAGTTGCAGGAGGGAATCAAAATGTAGGTAGCAATGTGCCTTATTCTGCCCAGTCGAGTATGGGGATGGCAGATGCATCTCACTCTCATGTGCCTTACTCCAGTTCAGTTCAACATAGCTACAATCCTGTAGAATATGCCAACTATTATTATGGCTACCCACAAGCTGCAAATGATTCTTCTGTCCACCAAGGAGCAAACCAACATCCAGGTGCAGCTTATCAGCCTCTTACTTCATTTCAAAATTCAGGGTCTTACATTGATCCCACAAGTAACACATATTACAATGCTGGGGGTCATCAGACTGTGCCAGGATATGGAAGCAGCAGCTACTACTATCAGAACAACACATGGGATTCTGGAAGCTCAGGAAATAATTATACTCAATCGTACCAAAACTACTCTTCGTCTGATACAAATGCACTCCAGAGTTCCACTTCAATGCCTGCCAATTCCGTACCATATCAGCAGCAGTATAACCAGTGGCCGTACTATTACAATCAATCTGTGCCAAGTGCTTCTAGTAATCCAGTTGCTGGAAACAGTACTGCAGATAATGTAGCAGTTAACACCCCTGCTGGTTATTCCTATCCATCTAGCCAGCCACCTCCACCAGGCACGACGTCATGGAAAATTAATTCAGTTGCTTCTGTTGCACCTCCAATGCAG GCTCCAGGTGTTTCAGGACCTCAAAATCAATACGCTAACCAGGCACAAGATCATCATGCCAACCAGGCGCCAGGTGTTCAATGGTCTCAAAACCATTATGCCTACCAGGCACAGGCATACTCTCAGAAGACTATGAATTCGAATCATGCACCTCTAGGCAACCCGGAAGATCCGCAGAGGACCGTAGACCCTATAGGTCGAAGCTCGAATACTTTGTTGAACCATGTTTCTGAAAATTTTCAACCAAACTTGCAGGGTTCCATGACAACAAATACTTCCAGCGAAAGCAAAATACAGATTCCAACCAATCCTCGAATTGCTCCTGGTTTCTCCATGGTGATACCGAAGAGTGAGAAGAAAAATTTAGGACCTGATTTATCCAAGAAGCCTGCCTATGTTAGCGTCTCCATGCCAACAAATGATGCTAAAGCAACTCAAGTTGGTCATGATGCT AGATCTATCCCATTTTCACTCCGTAATTATACTATGAGGAACCTCAATCGTTGTAAAGATGATGCCCAAAGGGCTGCCTGCCGATGTATAATGGAAGAG ATCACAAGAAAAGCTATCGCTGATGGAACCCTTCTTACTAAGAATTGGGATACTGAACCACTACTCCCTTTGCCAGAAAgtgttgtgggcacaactgagGCAAG tgcaaaccattcaagtctcTTCTCATCAACACCTACCCCAAGGAAACGTGTGAAAAGTAGGTGGGAGCCTGCTGTGGATGAAACAGTTACCAATAAGGTGGAACAAATAGCAAAAGGATTGTTCAACAGTAATATACACAATTCCTTCGAACCTAAAAATAGAACG GGTAGCAGTTGGGATCACGGGAAGTTTATCCAGTCTCACCAAGCATCTTTAAACAAAGTCAATCAGAGGCCGGCCAAGAAGCAAAAATTCACTAGTAATTCAAGTCAAATACAGAATGGAAACGCTTCAAGTGACAGTGATAAGGAGCAGGATCTAACCAAATATTATGCCAGTGCAACTGCACTAGCAAATTCACCAGAGGAAAAGAAACGCAGGGAGCATAGATCTAAGCGTTTTGAAAGGTGTCAGGATTCATCATTAAAATCAAGGAACTCTTCTGCAAATAAAGATGCAATTGCTAATATGCATAGAAGAAATGCAGTTTCTTCTTATCTTAGTAGAACTTACGAAGAAGGCACTAGAGCTGTGGAGGATATGGATTGGGATGCCCTGACAATCAAGGGAACATGTCAGGAAATTGAGAAAAACTATCTACGGCTTACATCGGCACCTGATCCTTCCATA GTAAGGCCTGAAGAAGTCCTGGAGAAGGCCCTTGCAATTGTTGAAACATCTCAAAAGAATTATTTTTACAAGTGTGATCAATTAAAATCTATTCGCCAAGATCTTACAGTTCAGAGAATCCAGAATGAACTAACTGTAAAG GTATACGAAACTCACGCCCGTTTAGCAATGCAAGCTGGCGATTTACCTGAATATAACCAG TGCCAGTCGCAACTGAAGAGGTTATACGCAGAAGGAATCAAGGGTTGCTATTTTGAATTTTCTGCTTACAATTTGCTCTGTGTCATGCTGCACTCTAATAATAAACGAGACTTGCTGTCATCAATGGCGAG CTTATCAAAAGAAGCCAAACAAGATGCAGCTGTTAAGCATGCCCTTGCAGTTCATTCTGCCGTTTCATCTGGCAATTATGTCCAATTTTTTAAACTATACAAGAGGGCACCCAATTTGAACTCGTGCCTCATGG ATCTGTATGTGGAGCGGATGCGCTTTGAAGCCATGAAATGCATGTCTAGATCATATCGCCCAACTTTACCTGTGGGATATGCTGTGCAGATTTTGGGATTCGTGAGAACAGATAGTGAAGGTTGTATGGCTGATGGGGATGATGGTGTAGAAGAATGCGAGAAATGGTTGAAAGCGCATGGAACAGTTCTTTCAGTAGATAACAGTGGAGAATTGCAGATAGATATGAAG GCTTCTTCTGCCACACTTTACATGCCAGAGCCAGAGAATGCTGTTGCACATGGTGATGCATCACTTGCCGTTGATGACTTTTTGGCACGGACATCGTAA
- the LOC120698421 gene encoding SAC3 family protein A-like isoform X1 produces the protein MEQTNPSPYPPLSSSQQPWSSASGSVSVSWNNQVDKPSQDTVYYDPQRDVSVAGGNQNVGSNVPYSAQSSMGMADASHSHVPYSSSVQHSYNPVEYANYYYGYPQAANDSSVHQGANQHPGAAYQPLTSFQNSGSYIDPTSNTYYNAGGHQTVPGYGSSSYYYQNNTWDSGSSGNNYTQSYQNYSSSDTNALQSSTSMPANSVPYQQQYNQWPYYYNQSVPSASSNPVAGNSTADNVAVNTPAGYSYPSSQPPPPGTTSWKINSVASVAPPMQAPGVSGPQNQYANQAQDHHANQAPGVQWSQNHYAYQAQAYSQKTMNSNHAPLGNPEDPQRTVDPIGRSSNTLLNHVSENFQPNLQGSMTTNTSSESKIQIPTNPRIAPGFSMVIPKSEKKNLGPDLSKKPAYVSVSMPTNDAKATQVGHDARSIPFSLRNYTMRNLNRCKDDAQRAACRCIMEEITRKAIADGTLLTKNWDTEPLLPLPESVVGTTEASSANHSSLFSSTPTPRKRVKSRWEPAVDETVTNKVEQIAKGLFNSNIHNSFEPKNRTGSSWDHGKFIQSHQASLNKVNQRPAKKQKFTSNSSQIQNGNASSDSDKEQDLTKYYASATALANSPEEKKRREHRSKRFERCQDSSLKSRNSSANKDAIANMHRRNAVSSYLSRTYEEGTRAVEDMDWDALTIKGTCQEIEKNYLRLTSAPDPSIVRPEEVLEKALAIVETSQKNYFYKCDQLKSIRQDLTVQRIQNELTVKVYETHARLAMQAGDLPEYNQCQSQLKRLYAEGIKGCYFEFSAYNLLCVMLHSNNKRDLLSSMASLSKEAKQDAAVKHALAVHSAVSSGNYVQFFKLYKRAPNLNSCLMDLYVERMRFEAMKCMSRSYRPTLPVGYAVQILGFVRTDSEGCMADGDDGVEECEKWLKAHGTVLSVDNSGELQIDMKASSATLYMPEPENAVAHGDASLAVDDFLARTS, from the exons ATGGAACAGACAAATCCATCtccttatccacctctatctTCCAGTCAGCAACCATGGTCCTCGGCCAGTGGGTCAGTATCAGTTTCATGGAATAACCAAGTGGATAAACCTAGCCAGGATACAGTTTACTATGATCCACAAAGGGATGTATCAGTTGCAGGAGGGAATCAAAATGTAGGTAGCAATGTGCCTTATTCTGCCCAGTCGAGTATGGGGATGGCAGATGCATCTCACTCTCATGTGCCTTACTCCAGTTCAGTTCAACATAGCTACAATCCTGTAGAATATGCCAACTATTATTATGGCTACCCACAAGCTGCAAATGATTCTTCTGTCCACCAAGGAGCAAACCAACATCCAGGTGCAGCTTATCAGCCTCTTACTTCATTTCAAAATTCAGGGTCTTACATTGATCCCACAAGTAACACATATTACAATGCTGGGGGTCATCAGACTGTGCCAGGATATGGAAGCAGCAGCTACTACTATCAGAACAACACATGGGATTCTGGAAGCTCAGGAAATAATTATACTCAATCGTACCAAAACTACTCTTCGTCTGATACAAATGCACTCCAGAGTTCCACTTCAATGCCTGCCAATTCCGTACCATATCAGCAGCAGTATAACCAGTGGCCGTACTATTACAATCAATCTGTGCCAAGTGCTTCTAGTAATCCAGTTGCTGGAAACAGTACTGCAGATAATGTAGCAGTTAACACCCCTGCTGGTTATTCCTATCCATCTAGCCAGCCACCTCCACCAGGCACGACGTCATGGAAAATTAATTCAGTTGCTTCTGTTGCACCTCCAATGCAG GCTCCAGGTGTTTCAGGACCTCAAAATCAATACGCTAACCAGGCACAAGATCATCATGCCAACCAGGCGCCAGGTGTTCAATGGTCTCAAAACCATTATGCCTACCAGGCACAGGCATACTCTCAGAAGACTATGAATTCGAATCATGCACCTCTAGGCAACCCGGAAGATCCGCAGAGGACCGTAGACCCTATAGGTCGAAGCTCGAATACTTTGTTGAACCATGTTTCTGAAAATTTTCAACCAAACTTGCAGGGTTCCATGACAACAAATACTTCCAGCGAAAGCAAAATACAGATTCCAACCAATCCTCGAATTGCTCCTGGTTTCTCCATGGTGATACCGAAGAGTGAGAAGAAAAATTTAGGACCTGATTTATCCAAGAAGCCTGCCTATGTTAGCGTCTCCATGCCAACAAATGATGCTAAAGCAACTCAAGTTGGTCATGATGCT AGATCTATCCCATTTTCACTCCGTAATTATACTATGAGGAACCTCAATCGTTGTAAAGATGATGCCCAAAGGGCTGCCTGCCGATGTATAATGGAAGAG ATCACAAGAAAAGCTATCGCTGATGGAACCCTTCTTACTAAGAATTGGGATACTGAACCACTACTCCCTTTGCCAGAAAgtgttgtgggcacaactgagGCAAG CAgtgcaaaccattcaagtctcTTCTCATCAACACCTACCCCAAGGAAACGTGTGAAAAGTAGGTGGGAGCCTGCTGTGGATGAAACAGTTACCAATAAGGTGGAACAAATAGCAAAAGGATTGTTCAACAGTAATATACACAATTCCTTCGAACCTAAAAATAGAACG GGTAGCAGTTGGGATCACGGGAAGTTTATCCAGTCTCACCAAGCATCTTTAAACAAAGTCAATCAGAGGCCGGCCAAGAAGCAAAAATTCACTAGTAATTCAAGTCAAATACAGAATGGAAACGCTTCAAGTGACAGTGATAAGGAGCAGGATCTAACCAAATATTATGCCAGTGCAACTGCACTAGCAAATTCACCAGAGGAAAAGAAACGCAGGGAGCATAGATCTAAGCGTTTTGAAAGGTGTCAGGATTCATCATTAAAATCAAGGAACTCTTCTGCAAATAAAGATGCAATTGCTAATATGCATAGAAGAAATGCAGTTTCTTCTTATCTTAGTAGAACTTACGAAGAAGGCACTAGAGCTGTGGAGGATATGGATTGGGATGCCCTGACAATCAAGGGAACATGTCAGGAAATTGAGAAAAACTATCTACGGCTTACATCGGCACCTGATCCTTCCATA GTAAGGCCTGAAGAAGTCCTGGAGAAGGCCCTTGCAATTGTTGAAACATCTCAAAAGAATTATTTTTACAAGTGTGATCAATTAAAATCTATTCGCCAAGATCTTACAGTTCAGAGAATCCAGAATGAACTAACTGTAAAG GTATACGAAACTCACGCCCGTTTAGCAATGCAAGCTGGCGATTTACCTGAATATAACCAG TGCCAGTCGCAACTGAAGAGGTTATACGCAGAAGGAATCAAGGGTTGCTATTTTGAATTTTCTGCTTACAATTTGCTCTGTGTCATGCTGCACTCTAATAATAAACGAGACTTGCTGTCATCAATGGCGAG CTTATCAAAAGAAGCCAAACAAGATGCAGCTGTTAAGCATGCCCTTGCAGTTCATTCTGCCGTTTCATCTGGCAATTATGTCCAATTTTTTAAACTATACAAGAGGGCACCCAATTTGAACTCGTGCCTCATGG ATCTGTATGTGGAGCGGATGCGCTTTGAAGCCATGAAATGCATGTCTAGATCATATCGCCCAACTTTACCTGTGGGATATGCTGTGCAGATTTTGGGATTCGTGAGAACAGATAGTGAAGGTTGTATGGCTGATGGGGATGATGGTGTAGAAGAATGCGAGAAATGGTTGAAAGCGCATGGAACAGTTCTTTCAGTAGATAACAGTGGAGAATTGCAGATAGATATGAAG GCTTCTTCTGCCACACTTTACATGCCAGAGCCAGAGAATGCTGTTGCACATGGTGATGCATCACTTGCCGTTGATGACTTTTTGGCACGGACATCGTAA
- the LOC120698421 gene encoding SAC3 family protein A-like isoform X3: MPTIIMATHKLQMILLSTKEQTNIQTVPGYGSSSYYYQNNTWDSGSSGNNYTQSYQNYSSSDTNALQSSTSMPANSVPYQQQYNQWPYYYNQSVPSASSNPVAGNSTADNVAVNTPAGYSYPSSQPPPPGTTSWKINSVASVAPPMQAPGVSGPQNQYANQAQDHHANQAPGVQWSQNHYAYQAQAYSQKTMNSNHAPLGNPEDPQRTVDPIGRSSNTLLNHVSENFQPNLQGSMTTNTSSESKIQIPTNPRIAPGFSMVIPKSEKKNLGPDLSKKPAYVSVSMPTNDAKATQVGHDARSIPFSLRNYTMRNLNRCKDDAQRAACRCIMEEITRKAIADGTLLTKNWDTEPLLPLPESVVGTTEASSANHSSLFSSTPTPRKRVKSRWEPAVDETVTNKVEQIAKGLFNSNIHNSFEPKNRTGSSWDHGKFIQSHQASLNKVNQRPAKKQKFTSNSSQIQNGNASSDSDKEQDLTKYYASATALANSPEEKKRREHRSKRFERCQDSSLKSRNSSANKDAIANMHRRNAVSSYLSRTYEEGTRAVEDMDWDALTIKGTCQEIEKNYLRLTSAPDPSIVRPEEVLEKALAIVETSQKNYFYKCDQLKSIRQDLTVQRIQNELTVKVYETHARLAMQAGDLPEYNQCQSQLKRLYAEGIKGCYFEFSAYNLLCVMLHSNNKRDLLSSMASLSKEAKQDAAVKHALAVHSAVSSGNYVQFFKLYKRAPNLNSCLMDLYVERMRFEAMKCMSRSYRPTLPVGYAVQILGFVRTDSEGCMADGDDGVEECEKWLKAHGTVLSVDNSGELQIDMKASSATLYMPEPENAVAHGDASLAVDDFLARTS, from the exons ATGCCAACTATTATTATGGCTACCCACAAGCTGCAAATGATTCTTCTGTCCACCAAGGAGCAAACCAACATCCAG ACTGTGCCAGGATATGGAAGCAGCAGCTACTACTATCAGAACAACACATGGGATTCTGGAAGCTCAGGAAATAATTATACTCAATCGTACCAAAACTACTCTTCGTCTGATACAAATGCACTCCAGAGTTCCACTTCAATGCCTGCCAATTCCGTACCATATCAGCAGCAGTATAACCAGTGGCCGTACTATTACAATCAATCTGTGCCAAGTGCTTCTAGTAATCCAGTTGCTGGAAACAGTACTGCAGATAATGTAGCAGTTAACACCCCTGCTGGTTATTCCTATCCATCTAGCCAGCCACCTCCACCAGGCACGACGTCATGGAAAATTAATTCAGTTGCTTCTGTTGCACCTCCAATGCAG GCTCCAGGTGTTTCAGGACCTCAAAATCAATACGCTAACCAGGCACAAGATCATCATGCCAACCAGGCGCCAGGTGTTCAATGGTCTCAAAACCATTATGCCTACCAGGCACAGGCATACTCTCAGAAGACTATGAATTCGAATCATGCACCTCTAGGCAACCCGGAAGATCCGCAGAGGACCGTAGACCCTATAGGTCGAAGCTCGAATACTTTGTTGAACCATGTTTCTGAAAATTTTCAACCAAACTTGCAGGGTTCCATGACAACAAATACTTCCAGCGAAAGCAAAATACAGATTCCAACCAATCCTCGAATTGCTCCTGGTTTCTCCATGGTGATACCGAAGAGTGAGAAGAAAAATTTAGGACCTGATTTATCCAAGAAGCCTGCCTATGTTAGCGTCTCCATGCCAACAAATGATGCTAAAGCAACTCAAGTTGGTCATGATGCT AGATCTATCCCATTTTCACTCCGTAATTATACTATGAGGAACCTCAATCGTTGTAAAGATGATGCCCAAAGGGCTGCCTGCCGATGTATAATGGAAGAG ATCACAAGAAAAGCTATCGCTGATGGAACCCTTCTTACTAAGAATTGGGATACTGAACCACTACTCCCTTTGCCAGAAAgtgttgtgggcacaactgagGCAAG CAgtgcaaaccattcaagtctcTTCTCATCAACACCTACCCCAAGGAAACGTGTGAAAAGTAGGTGGGAGCCTGCTGTGGATGAAACAGTTACCAATAAGGTGGAACAAATAGCAAAAGGATTGTTCAACAGTAATATACACAATTCCTTCGAACCTAAAAATAGAACG GGTAGCAGTTGGGATCACGGGAAGTTTATCCAGTCTCACCAAGCATCTTTAAACAAAGTCAATCAGAGGCCGGCCAAGAAGCAAAAATTCACTAGTAATTCAAGTCAAATACAGAATGGAAACGCTTCAAGTGACAGTGATAAGGAGCAGGATCTAACCAAATATTATGCCAGTGCAACTGCACTAGCAAATTCACCAGAGGAAAAGAAACGCAGGGAGCATAGATCTAAGCGTTTTGAAAGGTGTCAGGATTCATCATTAAAATCAAGGAACTCTTCTGCAAATAAAGATGCAATTGCTAATATGCATAGAAGAAATGCAGTTTCTTCTTATCTTAGTAGAACTTACGAAGAAGGCACTAGAGCTGTGGAGGATATGGATTGGGATGCCCTGACAATCAAGGGAACATGTCAGGAAATTGAGAAAAACTATCTACGGCTTACATCGGCACCTGATCCTTCCATA GTAAGGCCTGAAGAAGTCCTGGAGAAGGCCCTTGCAATTGTTGAAACATCTCAAAAGAATTATTTTTACAAGTGTGATCAATTAAAATCTATTCGCCAAGATCTTACAGTTCAGAGAATCCAGAATGAACTAACTGTAAAG GTATACGAAACTCACGCCCGTTTAGCAATGCAAGCTGGCGATTTACCTGAATATAACCAG TGCCAGTCGCAACTGAAGAGGTTATACGCAGAAGGAATCAAGGGTTGCTATTTTGAATTTTCTGCTTACAATTTGCTCTGTGTCATGCTGCACTCTAATAATAAACGAGACTTGCTGTCATCAATGGCGAG CTTATCAAAAGAAGCCAAACAAGATGCAGCTGTTAAGCATGCCCTTGCAGTTCATTCTGCCGTTTCATCTGGCAATTATGTCCAATTTTTTAAACTATACAAGAGGGCACCCAATTTGAACTCGTGCCTCATGG ATCTGTATGTGGAGCGGATGCGCTTTGAAGCCATGAAATGCATGTCTAGATCATATCGCCCAACTTTACCTGTGGGATATGCTGTGCAGATTTTGGGATTCGTGAGAACAGATAGTGAAGGTTGTATGGCTGATGGGGATGATGGTGTAGAAGAATGCGAGAAATGGTTGAAAGCGCATGGAACAGTTCTTTCAGTAGATAACAGTGGAGAATTGCAGATAGATATGAAG GCTTCTTCTGCCACACTTTACATGCCAGAGCCAGAGAATGCTGTTGCACATGGTGATGCATCACTTGCCGTTGATGACTTTTTGGCACGGACATCGTAA
- the LOC120698421 gene encoding SAC3 family protein A-like isoform X4, translated as MPTIIMATHKLQMILLSTKEQTNIQTVPGYGSSSYYYQNNTWDSGSSGNNYTQSYQNYSSSDTNALQSSTSMPANSVPYQQQYNQWPYYYNQSVPSASSNPVAGNSTADNVAVNTPAGYSYPSSQPPPPGTTSWKINSVASVAPPMQAPGVSGPQNQYANQAQDHHANQAPGVQWSQNHYAYQAQAYSQKTMNSNHAPLGNPEDPQRTVDPIGRSSNTLLNHVSENFQPNLQGSMTTNTSSESKIQIPTNPRIAPGFSMVIPKSEKKNLGPDLSKKPAYVSVSMPTNDAKATQVGHDARSIPFSLRNYTMRNLNRCKDDAQRAACRCIMEEITRKAIADGTLLTKNWDTEPLLPLPESVVGTTEASANHSSLFSSTPTPRKRVKSRWEPAVDETVTNKVEQIAKGLFNSNIHNSFEPKNRTGSSWDHGKFIQSHQASLNKVNQRPAKKQKFTSNSSQIQNGNASSDSDKEQDLTKYYASATALANSPEEKKRREHRSKRFERCQDSSLKSRNSSANKDAIANMHRRNAVSSYLSRTYEEGTRAVEDMDWDALTIKGTCQEIEKNYLRLTSAPDPSIVRPEEVLEKALAIVETSQKNYFYKCDQLKSIRQDLTVQRIQNELTVKVYETHARLAMQAGDLPEYNQCQSQLKRLYAEGIKGCYFEFSAYNLLCVMLHSNNKRDLLSSMASLSKEAKQDAAVKHALAVHSAVSSGNYVQFFKLYKRAPNLNSCLMDLYVERMRFEAMKCMSRSYRPTLPVGYAVQILGFVRTDSEGCMADGDDGVEECEKWLKAHGTVLSVDNSGELQIDMKASSATLYMPEPENAVAHGDASLAVDDFLARTS; from the exons ATGCCAACTATTATTATGGCTACCCACAAGCTGCAAATGATTCTTCTGTCCACCAAGGAGCAAACCAACATCCAG ACTGTGCCAGGATATGGAAGCAGCAGCTACTACTATCAGAACAACACATGGGATTCTGGAAGCTCAGGAAATAATTATACTCAATCGTACCAAAACTACTCTTCGTCTGATACAAATGCACTCCAGAGTTCCACTTCAATGCCTGCCAATTCCGTACCATATCAGCAGCAGTATAACCAGTGGCCGTACTATTACAATCAATCTGTGCCAAGTGCTTCTAGTAATCCAGTTGCTGGAAACAGTACTGCAGATAATGTAGCAGTTAACACCCCTGCTGGTTATTCCTATCCATCTAGCCAGCCACCTCCACCAGGCACGACGTCATGGAAAATTAATTCAGTTGCTTCTGTTGCACCTCCAATGCAG GCTCCAGGTGTTTCAGGACCTCAAAATCAATACGCTAACCAGGCACAAGATCATCATGCCAACCAGGCGCCAGGTGTTCAATGGTCTCAAAACCATTATGCCTACCAGGCACAGGCATACTCTCAGAAGACTATGAATTCGAATCATGCACCTCTAGGCAACCCGGAAGATCCGCAGAGGACCGTAGACCCTATAGGTCGAAGCTCGAATACTTTGTTGAACCATGTTTCTGAAAATTTTCAACCAAACTTGCAGGGTTCCATGACAACAAATACTTCCAGCGAAAGCAAAATACAGATTCCAACCAATCCTCGAATTGCTCCTGGTTTCTCCATGGTGATACCGAAGAGTGAGAAGAAAAATTTAGGACCTGATTTATCCAAGAAGCCTGCCTATGTTAGCGTCTCCATGCCAACAAATGATGCTAAAGCAACTCAAGTTGGTCATGATGCT AGATCTATCCCATTTTCACTCCGTAATTATACTATGAGGAACCTCAATCGTTGTAAAGATGATGCCCAAAGGGCTGCCTGCCGATGTATAATGGAAGAG ATCACAAGAAAAGCTATCGCTGATGGAACCCTTCTTACTAAGAATTGGGATACTGAACCACTACTCCCTTTGCCAGAAAgtgttgtgggcacaactgagGCAAG tgcaaaccattcaagtctcTTCTCATCAACACCTACCCCAAGGAAACGTGTGAAAAGTAGGTGGGAGCCTGCTGTGGATGAAACAGTTACCAATAAGGTGGAACAAATAGCAAAAGGATTGTTCAACAGTAATATACACAATTCCTTCGAACCTAAAAATAGAACG GGTAGCAGTTGGGATCACGGGAAGTTTATCCAGTCTCACCAAGCATCTTTAAACAAAGTCAATCAGAGGCCGGCCAAGAAGCAAAAATTCACTAGTAATTCAAGTCAAATACAGAATGGAAACGCTTCAAGTGACAGTGATAAGGAGCAGGATCTAACCAAATATTATGCCAGTGCAACTGCACTAGCAAATTCACCAGAGGAAAAGAAACGCAGGGAGCATAGATCTAAGCGTTTTGAAAGGTGTCAGGATTCATCATTAAAATCAAGGAACTCTTCTGCAAATAAAGATGCAATTGCTAATATGCATAGAAGAAATGCAGTTTCTTCTTATCTTAGTAGAACTTACGAAGAAGGCACTAGAGCTGTGGAGGATATGGATTGGGATGCCCTGACAATCAAGGGAACATGTCAGGAAATTGAGAAAAACTATCTACGGCTTACATCGGCACCTGATCCTTCCATA GTAAGGCCTGAAGAAGTCCTGGAGAAGGCCCTTGCAATTGTTGAAACATCTCAAAAGAATTATTTTTACAAGTGTGATCAATTAAAATCTATTCGCCAAGATCTTACAGTTCAGAGAATCCAGAATGAACTAACTGTAAAG GTATACGAAACTCACGCCCGTTTAGCAATGCAAGCTGGCGATTTACCTGAATATAACCAG TGCCAGTCGCAACTGAAGAGGTTATACGCAGAAGGAATCAAGGGTTGCTATTTTGAATTTTCTGCTTACAATTTGCTCTGTGTCATGCTGCACTCTAATAATAAACGAGACTTGCTGTCATCAATGGCGAG CTTATCAAAAGAAGCCAAACAAGATGCAGCTGTTAAGCATGCCCTTGCAGTTCATTCTGCCGTTTCATCTGGCAATTATGTCCAATTTTTTAAACTATACAAGAGGGCACCCAATTTGAACTCGTGCCTCATGG ATCTGTATGTGGAGCGGATGCGCTTTGAAGCCATGAAATGCATGTCTAGATCATATCGCCCAACTTTACCTGTGGGATATGCTGTGCAGATTTTGGGATTCGTGAGAACAGATAGTGAAGGTTGTATGGCTGATGGGGATGATGGTGTAGAAGAATGCGAGAAATGGTTGAAAGCGCATGGAACAGTTCTTTCAGTAGATAACAGTGGAGAATTGCAGATAGATATGAAG GCTTCTTCTGCCACACTTTACATGCCAGAGCCAGAGAATGCTGTTGCACATGGTGATGCATCACTTGCCGTTGATGACTTTTTGGCACGGACATCGTAA